A region of the Salvia splendens isolate huo1 chromosome 11, SspV2, whole genome shotgun sequence genome:
TCCAATTTAATACTAGCCATTAGAATATGATGATGGACGGATTAGATTAGTAGGAGATATGAGGGTCCGTTTTACATTATTAGGCGGAATTGGTACATTATAGGGGTAGAAATGTAAGCAAAGCATTAATATCACATGTTTCAAAACTGCAAGTCCGAATTAAGCGCGATTTTTGGGGAAACCGATTGACATTCCCTTCCACACTATCTCTCTGTCATTCCAAAATCCCCCTCCCCCCCAATTCCACTTTCattcaaaaccctagccgccggaAAGGGACCACAAAAACAGTTCTCCCCGGCGTTTCTCTCCGTGAAAAGCCTTCGACTCTACGTTTCTCACTCGTTTCAGCCTTCTTCGTCGTTGTACGGTTGCTTTGGCAGTGCAGATTCGGTGGAAACTAAACCAAAGCCGATGATTTCGGCTAAGTGGTGAAGCTTCGACAACGTTTTCTCAACGTTATATTCTGTATTTTTGTAAATCTCAATTTTATGATCATTATTCTTAGGGTTTGTGCGTTAATGAAAACACCGATTGTAGGTGATGAATCCTTTGTTAATGCTGCTTAGTTTTTATGAAATTAGGTTTGTGTATTGGTTAATTGTGTTGAAAAAAATAGTGGTATGACCATAGTGTTTGTTGGTGGGTGTGTGACAGAGCTTTCTGTTTGTATCCTTTGCTTGTTTCTGTACATTATTTCATCTGGCGCTCAATTGAACCATCGGTAAGTTTTTCGATAAACACTTTCTGGTCGAAAGTGGTGAAATTCACTTTGTTGTAGTGCTTAAATCATTCTccaaatttcctgggtcaagcaaaataagtttcctaaaacagctAGACAACAGAGCATAAGAAAAAGTAACAGAACCAATTTCCctaaatagctactgacaagaaagctgcaactaacaaactaaagcggatctgattctaactaccgattaccttcatcttcttcagtaaGCAAACATGAACTAGAACGAAACAGAGCATAGAACAGAGCATACTTCAAATCGAACGTCAAACAAGACGATTAAGCTAAATATCACCAGATCTAATCTACCAGGTCaagcaaataaaaaataacgGAAAATTCCATGCAGATCCAAAAGTACGTACTCAGATTTAAACATTAAAAAGGAAATCTACACTAGATCCATCAGATTCAACACCAACAAAACCAGATCTACAACTTCTAACTCCCGATTCAACTCCGAATCAAGCCAACAACCACAAATCAACTCAGATCTCTCCGATCTCAACTTCAAACGAAcattcaattgcgaaaagcatccaaatcagtaaagTAAACACAGAACATCACAAATCAGAGTGAAAGCGGAAAATATAACTAGATTAAACCATAAAACGTCAGAGTTTAACACAAAATAGTCGTCGAACTTCCGGCAAGGAAGCCGGCGAGAGAGAGTACGTGCGGAAAAATTAAATGATAGTTTCTTCGCCCTTattaggacggtgttacacttccaacaaaacaaacacaccaCACTACACTACCCCGAATCACCCATGAAACCAAATGCGTGAGCTAAGTGAGCGAAGATGAAGAGAGAGCCGAAACACCTAAGGAGTTTTCTACCTAAAAAGAGAGCTCGGGACCCCAAAAGAAAAGAGCTGATTCTTCAATATTTTTCCTCGTATTTATAGGCGTGGctccaatccctagggcaacggtCTTTGTGATTTGACGTTTGTGCCATTGAGGATTCTGCTacttttcttcactttttgcTCTTAATTCCTCTGCCCTGGTAAATAGAACACGTTCCTGGGTCCGGCAGAATATTCACGCACCTGGACTTATAAGTACACGTTAGCACCATAGAAAAGACAGAATTTAGATCCAAAacaaatgcatgaaacgagtctTATCACACTTAAATACATAAAATGTTGACTCCAAATTCACACAAATATACTGTTCATACCAAAAAAAaccatttttaaaatcaaattaatctcTATTTATTTATACTAGAGGGAGTAATCACTCTGTCCTAACTAAattgagtcatattcctttttttgACGTTCtaacaaagttgagtcatttcctttttaaacaaaataaaacatccaattactcttattttatttcatcaattactttactctttatttATCTTTCGTACTTATTTCCctcttatattttttaatacaatttCTTAACCTCTATCCAAAAATTTTATACTCATTACTGAGGCAGAGTAATTTCTAATAACAACACTTCAACCAtgttttgctttatttttattattttattaattttatattacaaTTGGTGTTATCTATACCTAAAActatttttatgtatatatgtgtgtgtgtacaATACATACAATTACATGACATCTCTTTCTCCCCCCCCCCCTGTCTTCTATTGTTTCAAGAaactattttccttttattactTTTCTTGCATCTCTTTTCACTTTGTTGGAGTCATAATCATGGCTGATTTCATGCGGAGCTTTGTGATCTTGTTAGCCTTAGTGGTGGCAGCCCCTTCAGGTCtaaaaactaattaaatttCCATTCGTCTTGAACTTTACTTGGATGAAATTTGACTCTCATTCTGTCTCTCTGTTGCAGATGCGGCCTACTGCCTGTGCAAGGCTGGAGTGAGCGACGCCGTTTTGCAGAAAAACATCGAttactcatgcggaaacggAGCTGATTGCTCAGCAATCCTTCAAAATGGGGCTTGTTACAATCCTAACACTGTCAAGGATCACTGCAGCTATGCAGTTAACAGCTATTTTCAGAGGAGATCTCAGCTTGGTGCTACCTGTGATTTTCAAGGAAGTGCTACTCTTTCTCAAACTGGACCCACAGGTAACTAACTtctcaattctcatcttcatttaacttttttttttaattttagttacttcattttatttgattttttttcttctaatttgTGTAGGTGTGCCCTCTACATGTGTTTACCAGGCTAGCCCAAGGTTTGATCTTCACTATTTTCCTTTTAAGAAACCAGTTTTTACAGAATTTGTTGTTTCAGTTTTGGATGTCTGCTCAAGCTTTAATTGTTGAATTAGGAAAACAATAGTTAATGATTTTTTACTGAGAAAAACAGCATGTTTCGTGAGgtggaatttaattatatttaattttgtaccCATAAATGTCATCATTCACTTAACTACTCATACATTAAATGGATTTACTGTTTGCCATGATTATATAAACCAAAATATGAATGTGTAATTGTATTACCAGAACAATATCTAGAAGCTTCTACTCAGATTAAGAAAATAGGAGTAggtttttcatgttttattgATTAGAGAAAAGATGCTTTATGGGGAGATGAAATAAGCACACAAACAAGTGAAAAATGTataaagaattaattttattttatgagcTGTCTCTGATGTTGAAGAATATAATCTAGAATAAAGAGTGAATTGGACTTATATGAGCTGTCTTGTACTACTAATATTGTACCATCCTGGGCTAAACATCCTATAGATCCCTTTATTATACTCCATTCAATCAGGTGTGGTTCTATGCACATTTTATTATTGGCAAATGACAATAATGTTTGTTATAGTATTCAATTAGGTGTGGTtatgcatatttttattttggcaaATGAATAATAATGTCATGGATTCGAATTCGACTCCTTTGATTTTAAACATTACCACTTTGTTATTAGGCCAACTTACACGTAATTAATTATGCACTTATGATATAATCGGATAATAATATTCACTCATTTTTGTTGACGACTGTGCAGCACCGGCGGCGGCACTCCGACTCCAACCACTGGTGGTGGCAACATCACTTTCCAAGGCGGGAGCTTGGCCCCAACAGGAAGTACCGGTTCGGGCGACACCGGCCATAGTGCTAGTGTGAGACTCTGCGGTTCATCAATGCTTGTTGTGCCCCTTCTTACCCTAATAGGGAatttaatgataattttgaaataatatcagattaattatatcactgaaataatatcagatttaaaatgctaAAAAGTGTAGAAATACCAAATTGTCCAAActctcaaaagggtattttcgtataaAAAAA
Encoded here:
- the LOC121754275 gene encoding PLASMODESMATA CALLOSE-BINDING PROTEIN 3-like, whose product is MADFMRSFVILLALVVAAPSDAAYCLCKAGVSDAVLQKNIDYSCGNGADCSAILQNGACYNPNTVKDHCSYAVNSYFQRRSQLGATCDFQGSATLSQTGPTGVPSTCVYQASPSTGGGTPTPTTGGGNITFQGGSLAPTGSTGSGDTGHSASVRLCGSSMLVVPLLTLIGNLMIILK